A portion of the Mycobacterium paraseoulense genome contains these proteins:
- a CDS encoding TetR family transcriptional regulator, which translates to MFTEAMTAERVARSDRSTGTREAILSAAEVLFAERGMYAVSNRQISEAAGQGNNAAACYHFGTRTDLLRAIESKHRGPIEELRAQMLSAIDDSTELRDWVGALVRPLTDHLHALGTPSWYARFAAQAMADPTYRHVVTKDALTSPLLVRTIGGINRCLPDLPRRVRSERMVMVRNLLMHTCAEHEGALAEHGPRSRSAWPVAGEGLIDAIVGLWRAPVHVGAAGGVSTETRTSPTRGER; encoded by the coding sequence GTGTTCACTGAGGCGATGACCGCCGAGCGGGTCGCCCGCTCCGACAGGTCGACAGGCACCCGGGAGGCCATCCTGTCGGCCGCCGAGGTGCTGTTCGCCGAACGCGGCATGTATGCGGTGTCCAACCGGCAGATCAGCGAGGCTGCCGGGCAGGGCAACAACGCCGCGGCGTGCTACCACTTCGGGACCAGGACCGACCTGCTCCGAGCCATCGAAAGCAAACATCGGGGGCCGATCGAGGAACTGCGGGCGCAGATGCTGAGCGCCATCGACGATTCGACCGAGCTGCGCGACTGGGTGGGCGCATTGGTGCGGCCACTCACCGATCACCTGCACGCGCTGGGCACGCCCAGCTGGTACGCCCGGTTCGCCGCCCAGGCCATGGCCGATCCCACGTACCGCCACGTCGTCACCAAAGACGCCCTCACGTCGCCGCTGCTGGTGCGGACCATCGGCGGCATCAACCGCTGCCTTCCCGACCTGCCCAGGCGGGTGCGCTCCGAACGGATGGTCATGGTGCGCAACCTGCTCATGCACACCTGCGCCGAGCACGAAGGCGCGCTGGCCGAGCACGGCCCGCGTTCGCGTTCGGCGTGGCCGGTCGCCGGGGAAGGCCTGATCGACGCGATCGTCGGCCTGTGGCGGGCACCCGTCCACGTGGGCGCGGCAGGCGGCGTGTCCACCGAAACCCGAACATCCCCGACGCGAGGAGAACGATGA
- a CDS encoding DUF2231 domain-containing protein — MTVVNGMPAHVLLLHFVLVLVPLIALLEIVCALWPAARRGQLLWLTVVLAAGNMVLTPITINAGEWLIDLRAKPSPILQEHADRGAMMIYFSAALLAAALVLVALRLAERRSGAGRAVARAVVAVLVLVVAIASMVQIYRVGDAGAQSVWGDEIAHLKKSHPG, encoded by the coding sequence ATGACCGTTGTCAACGGGATGCCCGCCCATGTCCTGCTGCTGCACTTCGTGTTGGTGCTGGTGCCGCTGATCGCCCTGCTGGAGATCGTGTGCGCGCTCTGGCCGGCGGCGCGGCGGGGCCAGCTGTTGTGGCTCACCGTGGTATTGGCCGCCGGCAATATGGTGTTGACCCCGATCACCATCAACGCCGGGGAATGGCTTATCGACCTGAGGGCCAAACCGAGCCCCATCCTGCAGGAACACGCCGACCGGGGCGCCATGATGATCTACTTCTCCGCCGCACTGCTGGCGGCGGCGCTGGTGCTCGTCGCGCTCCGCCTGGCCGAACGGCGCTCGGGAGCCGGCCGCGCGGTCGCCCGGGCGGTCGTCGCGGTCCTGGTGCTGGTTGTCGCCATCGCGTCGATGGTCCAGATCTACCGCGTGGGCGATGCTGGGGCTCAATCGGTTTGGGGTGACGAGATCGCCCACCTGAAGAAGTCTCACCCGGGTTAG
- a CDS encoding TetR/AcrR family transcriptional regulator, whose protein sequence is MRSHGWAGNTPASDEEAIERILDAADRIIEERGSAMRIADVARALGVTRQTVYRYFPGTQALLVASAMRSADGFLDRMAAHLDGFTDPVVAMTEGMAFAIEELASDNQVDFVLNQRHRGGQKVSIISDTALAFGRSMLHRYDIDWESYGFDEAGLDELNEFSLRVLHSFLADPGRPARSGADLRRYLTRWLGPAIAYPQLLRAMDALQSPEPPRTRRRPSKAS, encoded by the coding sequence ATGCGCAGTCACGGTTGGGCTGGAAACACGCCCGCCTCCGACGAGGAGGCGATCGAGCGCATCCTCGATGCCGCCGACAGGATCATCGAGGAACGCGGGTCGGCGATGCGGATCGCCGACGTGGCGCGGGCGCTCGGAGTCACCCGGCAGACCGTGTATCGATACTTTCCGGGGACGCAGGCGCTGCTGGTGGCTTCCGCGATGCGGTCGGCCGACGGCTTCCTGGATCGGATGGCCGCCCACCTCGACGGTTTCACCGACCCCGTCGTGGCGATGACGGAAGGAATGGCCTTCGCCATCGAAGAGCTGGCCTCGGACAACCAGGTCGATTTCGTGCTCAATCAGCGCCATCGCGGCGGTCAGAAGGTTTCGATCATCTCGGACACCGCGCTGGCGTTCGGGCGGTCGATGCTGCACCGTTACGACATAGATTGGGAGAGCTACGGTTTCGACGAGGCTGGTCTCGACGAATTGAACGAATTCAGCCTGCGGGTGCTGCACTCGTTCCTCGCCGACCCGGGGCGTCCCGCGCGCAGCGGTGCCGATCTGCGGCGGTATCTCACGCGTTGGCTTGGGCCGGCGATCGCCTATCCGCAGCTGCTGCGCGCGATGGACGCGCTGCAAAGCCCCGAGCCGCCACGGACGCGGCGACGCCCTTCCAAGGCGTCCTGA
- a CDS encoding SigB/SigF/SigG family RNA polymerase sigma factor: MTDVITPTRPAPRRETRSDDSYDDVVEMFVLLRQMPAESHEYGRQRERIVARCLPLADHVASHFARRGEGLDDLVQVARLGLMNAINRFDPAKGPSFIGFAVPTMMGEVRRYFRDHSWGMRVPRRLRELHVQISRTTGDLAQQLGRAPTAGELSQALDVPREEIVECLVAGDAYRLDSLDAPVGTDSSGTPRLVADAVGGLDPQIEHITNREALRVLVADLPERERDVLRMRFFESMTQSQIAERIGVSQMQVSRILASTLRCLRDQLE, encoded by the coding sequence ATGACCGATGTAATAACTCCCACCCGTCCGGCTCCACGCCGCGAGACCAGGTCCGACGATTCCTACGACGACGTAGTCGAAATGTTCGTGCTGCTGCGCCAGATGCCGGCCGAGTCGCACGAATACGGTCGCCAACGCGAACGGATCGTGGCCCGCTGCCTGCCCCTGGCCGACCACGTGGCCAGCCACTTCGCGCGCCGCGGCGAAGGTCTTGACGACCTGGTCCAGGTGGCGCGGCTGGGACTGATGAACGCCATCAACCGATTCGATCCCGCCAAGGGACCCAGCTTCATCGGCTTCGCGGTCCCGACCATGATGGGCGAGGTTCGGCGTTACTTCCGCGACCACAGCTGGGGCATGCGCGTACCGCGGCGGCTACGGGAGCTGCATGTCCAGATCAGCAGGACCACTGGCGACCTGGCCCAGCAGTTGGGCCGCGCGCCCACCGCGGGCGAGCTGTCGCAAGCGCTGGACGTTCCCCGCGAGGAAATCGTCGAATGCCTGGTGGCGGGCGATGCTTACCGGCTGGACTCCCTGGACGCGCCGGTGGGCACCGACAGCTCGGGCACACCCCGACTGGTCGCCGATGCGGTAGGGGGCCTCGATCCGCAGATCGAGCACATCACCAATCGGGAAGCGCTACGCGTCCTGGTTGCCGACCTCCCCGAGCGCGAACGCGACGTCTTGCGCATGCGGTTCTTCGAGTCGATGACGCAGAGCCAGATCGCCGAGCGCATCGGCGTGTCGCAGATGCAGGTCTCCCGCATCCTGGCCAGCACCCTGCGCTGCTTGCGCGACCAACTGGAGTAG
- a CDS encoding nuclear transport factor 2 family protein — protein sequence MAGLEGVGSAAFDVADRLAIINLFGAYAYTYDHNRLDDFRTLFTESPELVLLHEGQPLSADIETVMSLLAARKAAFKAENNQRRHALNSFWFASQGPAEATGHCYVQVFAIKEGGPPTPDLTGCYDFTAVKQDGSWRFSRWVVGIDQTPPGAAG from the coding sequence GTGGCCGGGCTCGAAGGTGTCGGAAGCGCGGCGTTCGACGTCGCCGATCGGTTGGCGATCATCAACTTGTTCGGCGCCTACGCCTATACCTACGACCACAACCGGCTCGACGATTTCCGCACGCTGTTCACCGAGTCGCCGGAGCTGGTCCTGTTGCACGAGGGCCAGCCGCTCTCGGCCGACATCGAAACCGTCATGAGCCTGCTCGCGGCCAGGAAGGCGGCGTTCAAGGCCGAAAACAATCAACGCCGCCACGCGCTGAACTCGTTTTGGTTCGCCAGCCAGGGGCCCGCCGAGGCGACCGGGCACTGCTACGTTCAGGTCTTCGCCATCAAGGAGGGTGGCCCGCCCACACCCGACCTGACCGGGTGTTATGACTTCACTGCGGTCAAACAGGACGGCAGCTGGCGGTTCAGCCGGTGGGTGGTGGGCATCGATCAGACACCACCGGGCGCCGCCGGGTGA
- a CDS encoding cutinase family protein produces the protein MICAALAPFWTLPVLPSAVAEPCPDVEVVFARGTNEPPGVGRIGQSFVDSLRSHVGGRSLGVYPVDYPATTDFPRAVDGISDAGAHVEHMAASCPGTRIVLGGYSQGAAVMGFVTESAVPDGVHLVQALQPMPAGVASHVAAVALFGKPSSQFMSILNEPPVTIGAAYAPKTIELCVPGDPVCSDAANPVAHRQYVEAGMVDQAADFAAGRL, from the coding sequence CTGATTTGTGCTGCGCTGGCACCCTTTTGGACCCTCCCGGTCCTTCCCAGCGCGGTCGCCGAGCCGTGCCCCGATGTCGAGGTGGTGTTCGCCCGGGGCACCAACGAACCGCCCGGCGTCGGCCGCATCGGCCAGAGTTTCGTCGACTCCCTGCGCTCCCACGTCGGCGGCCGGTCCCTCGGTGTGTACCCCGTCGATTACCCGGCGACCACCGACTTTCCCAGGGCCGTGGATGGCATCAGCGACGCCGGCGCGCACGTCGAACACATGGCGGCCTCCTGCCCCGGGACCAGGATCGTGCTGGGCGGATACTCCCAGGGAGCGGCCGTGATGGGGTTCGTCACCGAAAGCGCGGTGCCGGACGGGGTGCACCTGGTCCAGGCGCTGCAGCCGATGCCGGCCGGCGTGGCCAGCCACGTCGCCGCGGTGGCGCTGTTCGGAAAGCCATCGAGCCAGTTCATGAGCATCCTCAACGAGCCGCCGGTGACGATCGGCGCGGCGTATGCGCCCAAAACCATCGAGTTGTGCGTGCCCGGCGATCCGGTCTGCTCGGACGCCGCCAACCCCGTCGCGCACCGGCAGTACGTCGAGGCGGGCATGGTCGACCAGGCGGCCGATTTCGCCGCCGGTCGCCTGTAG
- a CDS encoding DUF5073 family protein, with protein sequence MTGLDHERVAQAVGTALSGPGGVGLVLKVFGGVPGVIVVPARRGFFRSQPERVQIGDWRYEVTVDGRLSAAHVVNGIVLAEEVLAAGAVGPHIARALGRLVSSYGPTIVPNIDAALEVLDAGTGPR encoded by the coding sequence ATGACGGGCCTCGATCACGAGCGGGTTGCCCAGGCCGTCGGAACGGCGTTGTCCGGTCCCGGCGGAGTCGGGCTGGTGCTCAAGGTGTTCGGCGGGGTTCCGGGGGTGATCGTCGTTCCCGCGCGGCGCGGCTTCTTCCGGTCGCAGCCGGAGCGGGTGCAGATCGGCGACTGGCGCTACGAGGTCACGGTCGACGGCCGCCTGAGCGCCGCCCACGTGGTGAACGGCATCGTCCTGGCCGAGGAGGTCCTCGCCGCCGGCGCCGTCGGACCGCACATCGCCCGCGCGCTCGGGCGGCTGGTGAGCAGCTACGGTCCGACGATCGTCCCGAACATCGATGCGGCCCTCGAGGTCCTCGATGCCGGGACCGGGCCACGCTGA
- a CDS encoding heavy metal-binding domain-containing protein, translated as MQPNPLDPVASERLSHAGKVFTSDLSINEFALLHGAGFEPIELVMGVSVYHVGYQFTGIRQQSELPVLTDATYRARWNAMSRMQAEADSLGADGVVGVRLEWRHQGEGEHLEFIAVGTAVRYTQKPGAYRRPNGQAFTSHLSGQDLTILLRSGFAPVAFVMGNCVFHVAVQGFLRTLGQVGRNAEMPQWTQGSYQARELAMSRMQSEAERDGGTGVVGVHFAISNYAWGHHTVEFYVAGTAVRRGGEAQTLTPSFVLPMSD; from the coding sequence ATGCAACCGAACCCGCTCGACCCAGTTGCCAGCGAACGGCTGTCGCACGCAGGCAAAGTGTTCACCTCCGATTTGTCGATCAACGAATTCGCCTTGCTGCACGGGGCCGGGTTCGAGCCGATCGAACTCGTGATGGGCGTCTCGGTCTACCACGTCGGTTACCAGTTCACCGGGATCCGGCAACAATCCGAACTGCCCGTGCTCACCGACGCGACCTACCGGGCGCGCTGGAATGCGATGTCGAGGATGCAGGCCGAGGCCGATTCCCTGGGCGCCGACGGCGTGGTCGGCGTCCGCCTCGAATGGCGTCACCAGGGGGAGGGCGAGCATCTCGAGTTCATCGCGGTCGGCACCGCGGTGCGCTACACGCAGAAGCCCGGCGCCTATCGGCGCCCCAACGGTCAGGCGTTCACCAGTCACCTGTCCGGGCAGGATCTGACCATCCTCCTGCGATCGGGGTTCGCCCCGGTGGCGTTCGTCATGGGCAACTGCGTGTTTCACGTCGCCGTACAGGGGTTCCTGCGCACGCTCGGCCAGGTCGGCCGCAACGCGGAGATGCCGCAATGGACGCAGGGCAGCTATCAGGCCCGCGAGCTGGCGATGTCACGCATGCAGAGCGAAGCCGAGCGCGACGGCGGAACCGGTGTCGTCGGAGTGCATTTCGCGATCTCGAACTATGCGTGGGGGCATCACACCGTCGAGTTCTATGTGGCCGGGACCGCGGTGCGCCGCGGCGGTGAGGCGCAAACGCTGACACCGTCGTTCGTCCTGCCCATGAGCGATTGA
- a CDS encoding amidohydrolase family protein: MVNPGRLLPRTPYPEGVIGAPKHRRGHASAFDTGLPPGTEVFSADNHISVADDIFYEQFPDDLKDYAPRIWYEDGAYLLGRPGQSMVVGDFSAVLMQYDDLAGAVSNNIDARVRELAEDGVDKELVFPNAVLALFHYPDKDLRERIFRIYNEHIAAVQEGSDGHCYGVGLINWWDPRGTRRTLSELKSLGLKTFLMPISPGIDDNGHAIDFSGTAMSAVWDEIEDAGLPVTHHIGESQPKVPSEINSVAVAMMVNIDSFREMFSKYIFGGILDRHPALRVGWFEGGIAWVPPALQDAEHVLASYRHMLAHQPEHDVRYYWDTHMCASFMVDGLGLAQVGEIGIDKVMWSSDYPHNESTYGYSERSLAAVVDAVGPEDAVRVVSGNIRNFLGL, from the coding sequence ATGGTGAACCCGGGGCGGCTGCTACCCCGTACGCCGTACCCCGAGGGTGTGATCGGCGCGCCCAAGCACCGTCGCGGTCACGCTTCGGCATTCGACACCGGCCTCCCACCCGGCACCGAGGTGTTCTCGGCCGACAACCACATCTCGGTGGCCGACGACATCTTCTACGAGCAATTTCCCGACGACCTCAAGGATTACGCGCCGCGGATCTGGTACGAGGACGGCGCCTACCTGCTCGGCCGGCCGGGGCAGTCGATGGTGGTCGGCGATTTCAGCGCGGTGCTCATGCAATACGACGACCTGGCCGGCGCGGTCAGCAACAACATCGATGCCCGCGTGCGTGAGCTCGCCGAGGACGGCGTCGACAAGGAACTGGTGTTCCCCAACGCGGTCCTGGCGCTGTTCCACTACCCCGACAAGGATCTGCGCGAGCGCATCTTTCGCATCTACAACGAACACATCGCCGCGGTGCAGGAGGGCTCCGACGGCCACTGCTACGGCGTCGGGCTGATCAACTGGTGGGACCCGCGCGGCACCCGGCGCACACTGTCGGAACTGAAGTCGCTGGGGCTCAAGACGTTTCTGATGCCGATCAGCCCCGGCATCGACGACAACGGGCACGCCATCGACTTCTCGGGCACCGCAATGAGCGCGGTGTGGGACGAAATCGAGGACGCGGGCCTGCCCGTCACCCACCACATCGGCGAGAGCCAGCCGAAGGTCCCGAGCGAGATCAACAGCGTCGCGGTGGCCATGATGGTCAACATCGACTCGTTCCGGGAGATGTTCTCCAAGTACATCTTCGGCGGCATTCTGGACCGCCATCCCGCGCTGCGGGTCGGCTGGTTCGAGGGCGGTATCGCCTGGGTCCCACCGGCTTTGCAGGATGCCGAGCATGTGCTGGCGTCCTACCGGCACATGCTCGCGCACCAGCCCGAACACGATGTCCGCTACTACTGGGACACCCACATGTGCGCGTCGTTCATGGTGGACGGTCTGGGGCTCGCCCAAGTCGGCGAGATAGGAATCGACAAGGTGATGTGGTCCTCCGACTACCCGCACAACGAAAGCACGTACGGTTACTCGGAGCGGTCGCTGGCCGCCGTGGTCGACGCCGTCGGTCCCGAGGACGCGGTCCGCGTCGTCAGCGGAAACATCAGAAATTTCCTGGGGCTCTGA
- a CDS encoding cytochrome P450 codes for MTDVSTATDIPEFPMSRAPGCPFAPPPKVLELNADKQLSRVRIWDDSTPWLIHGYEAIRALFTDSRASVDDRLPGYPHWNEGMLATVHKRPRSVFTSDAEEHTRFRRMLSKPFTFKRVEALRPAVQKITDDHIDALLAGPKPGDIVSTLALPVPSLVISQLLGVPYEDADFFQSQAQRGMGRYATEEDTAQGAASLAKYLANLVRTKMESPSEDLVSDLAERVNAEELSVREAAQLATGVLIAGHETTANMISLSVAALLDHPDQLALLRDTDDPKVIAAAVEELMRYLSIIQTGQRRIAVEDIEVGGETIRAGEGIILDVAPANWDSRQFPDPDRLDLRREDGPHVGFGYGRHQCVGQQLARMELQIVLPTLLRRAPTLRLAVPVEELPFKHDALAYGLYELPVTW; via the coding sequence ATGACCGACGTCTCGACCGCCACCGACATCCCGGAGTTCCCGATGTCGCGCGCGCCCGGTTGCCCGTTCGCGCCGCCGCCAAAGGTGTTGGAGCTCAACGCCGACAAGCAGCTGAGCCGGGTGCGGATCTGGGACGACAGCACGCCGTGGCTGATCCACGGCTATGAGGCGATCCGGGCGTTGTTCACCGACTCGCGCGCCAGCGTCGACGACCGGCTGCCGGGCTATCCGCATTGGAACGAGGGAATGCTGGCGACGGTGCACAAGCGCCCGCGTTCGGTGTTCACCTCCGACGCCGAGGAACACACTCGATTCCGCCGGATGCTGTCGAAGCCGTTCACCTTCAAGCGGGTTGAGGCGCTGCGGCCGGCGGTGCAGAAGATCACCGACGACCACATCGACGCGTTGCTGGCCGGCCCCAAGCCGGGCGACATCGTCAGCACGTTGGCGCTTCCCGTCCCCTCGCTGGTCATCAGCCAATTGCTGGGCGTGCCCTACGAGGACGCGGATTTCTTCCAGAGCCAGGCCCAGCGGGGCATGGGCCGTTACGCCACCGAGGAGGACACCGCCCAGGGCGCCGCATCGCTGGCGAAGTACCTGGCGAACTTGGTGCGAACCAAGATGGAAAGCCCGTCGGAGGATTTGGTGTCCGACCTGGCCGAGCGGGTCAACGCCGAAGAGCTCAGCGTGCGCGAGGCGGCGCAGTTGGCCACCGGGGTGCTCATCGCCGGGCACGAAACGACCGCCAACATGATCAGCCTGAGCGTCGCGGCCCTGCTCGACCATCCCGACCAGCTGGCCCTGCTGCGCGACACCGACGATCCGAAGGTCATCGCCGCCGCGGTCGAGGAACTGATGCGCTACCTGAGCATCATTCAGACCGGGCAGCGCCGCATCGCCGTCGAGGATATCGAGGTGGGCGGCGAGACCATCCGCGCCGGCGAGGGCATCATCCTCGACGTCGCGCCGGCGAACTGGGATAGCAGGCAATTCCCCGACCCGGACCGGCTCGACCTGCGCCGCGAGGACGGCCCGCACGTCGGGTTCGGCTACGGCCGGCACCAATGCGTCGGACAGCAGCTGGCCCGGATGGAGCTGCAGATCGTCCTGCCCACCCTGCTGCGCCGCGCCCCGACCCTTCGGCTCGCGGTGCCGGTGGAAGAGCTGCCGTTCAAGCACGACGCGCTGGCCTACGGCCTGTATGAGCTTCCGGTGACATGGTGA
- a CDS encoding SDR family NAD(P)-dependent oxidoreductase, with protein sequence MNDGGRLLDGRGVVVAGGSRGIGRAVAELLCDLGAGVVVNGRDGDAVEETVAAITAAGGHASAVVGPADLERVAETLVDHCVQSHGRLDAMINCAGIAEPPGSSILNISPEDFDRLVSAHLGSAFHTSRAAARVMAAQGHGAIVNTSSVAFLGDYGGTGYPAGKGGVNALTLAVAAELKSHGVRANVVCPGARTRLSTGAEYEEHIEDLHRRGLLDEVTMQASLDSAPPAFVAPLYAYLASDLAGAVTGQIFVAAGGFVGCFDRPTPRLLGYRDHHDAAPWSVDDLHNMIGAAQAAR encoded by the coding sequence ATGAACGACGGCGGGCGCCTGTTAGACGGACGCGGCGTGGTGGTGGCCGGCGGCAGCCGCGGGATCGGCCGCGCGGTCGCCGAACTGCTCTGCGACCTGGGCGCCGGCGTGGTCGTCAACGGGCGCGACGGGGACGCCGTCGAGGAGACCGTCGCCGCGATCACGGCGGCGGGAGGGCACGCCAGCGCGGTGGTCGGACCCGCGGACCTTGAGCGCGTCGCCGAAACGCTGGTCGACCACTGCGTGCAAAGCCACGGGCGGCTGGACGCCATGATCAACTGCGCCGGGATCGCCGAGCCGCCCGGCTCCTCGATCCTGAACATCTCGCCCGAAGACTTCGACCGCCTGGTGAGCGCCCACCTCGGCTCGGCGTTCCACACGTCGCGGGCCGCGGCGCGCGTGATGGCGGCGCAGGGACACGGTGCCATCGTCAACACGAGCTCGGTGGCGTTTCTGGGCGACTACGGCGGCACCGGCTATCCGGCGGGCAAAGGCGGCGTGAACGCCCTGACCTTGGCCGTCGCCGCCGAATTGAAGTCGCACGGCGTGCGAGCCAACGTCGTGTGTCCCGGCGCCCGCACGCGCCTGTCGACGGGCGCCGAGTACGAAGAGCACATCGAGGACCTGCACCGCCGCGGGCTGCTGGACGAAGTGACCATGCAAGCCTCGTTGGACAGCGCCCCACCGGCCTTCGTGGCCCCGCTGTACGCCTATCTCGCGAGCGACCTGGCGGGGGCCGTGACGGGCCAGATCTTCGTCGCCGCAGGCGGATTCGTCGGTTGCTTCGACCGGCCGACACCGCGGCTGCTGGGCTATCGCGATCATCATGACGCGGCGCCGTGGTCGGTCGACGATTTGCACAACATGATCGGCGCCGCGCAAGCCGCGCGCTGA
- a CDS encoding nitroreductase family deazaflavin-dependent oxidoreductase yields the protein MNPLQRVARRPAAYRRLVLNGRPVAEGIEALLRFATAGRLGVLDLAGLPNVQVTTSGRKTGLARTATVQCVPVENGLLLVGSNWGRDRHPSWSANLKATQRVTVRRRGQHFVATVRLLTGEERDEAWSTALAHWPNYQVAQDRAGRRQFRLFLLTPIP from the coding sequence ATGAATCCGCTCCAGCGGGTGGCGCGTCGTCCGGCGGCCTACCGCCGGCTCGTCCTGAATGGCCGGCCGGTCGCAGAAGGCATCGAGGCGCTGCTGCGGTTCGCGACAGCTGGGCGGCTCGGCGTCCTCGACCTCGCCGGCCTGCCCAACGTGCAGGTCACCACCTCGGGTCGCAAAACGGGGCTCGCACGCACGGCGACGGTGCAGTGCGTGCCCGTCGAGAACGGGCTGTTGCTGGTCGGTTCCAACTGGGGCCGGGATCGCCACCCGTCGTGGTCGGCGAATCTGAAGGCCACGCAGCGCGTTACCGTCCGCCGGCGCGGCCAGCATTTTGTGGCAACGGTGCGGTTGCTCACCGGCGAGGAGCGCGACGAGGCGTGGTCGACGGCGTTGGCGCACTGGCCGAATTATCAGGTCGCCCAGGATCGGGCGGGTCGCCGGCAATTCCGGCTGTTCCTGCTCACGCCGATCCCGTAG